One Pocillopora verrucosa isolate sample1 chromosome 10, ASM3666991v2, whole genome shotgun sequence genomic window carries:
- the LOC131782653 gene encoding uncharacterized protein, whose protein sequence is MTSFKDARNLLLESYNDGIIDDDEFILLYEGNFSKNPEFLYEDYERFDLNAMDETECKAEFRFTKSEIPRLAEALDIPGTSFCHQGTTAPGIEGLCLVLRRLTYPCRYSDLIPRFGRPVPELSMIYNFVLDYIYNTHGHRISQWNHTILDPVSLKRYAEAVYDKGAALDNCIGFIDGTVRPICRPGELQRVVYNGHKRVHALKFQSFTLPNGMIANMYGPLEGRKHDAGMLADSGLLNDLQRFAFSTTGQPMCLYGDPAYPLRIHLKAPFRNAVLTPAMQAFNSSMSAVRESVEWLFGDIVNYFKFMDFHKNLKIGLSSVGKMYIVSALLCNAHTCCNGNQTSEYFNLEPPTLEGYFVWDSTWCPFVY, encoded by the exons ATGACATCCTTTAAAGATGCTAGGAATCTTCTCCTGGAAAGCTATAACGATGGCATTATCGATGAcgatgaatttattttgctgtATGAAGGAAACTTCTCGAAAAATCCAGAATTTCTATATGAAGACTACGAAAGATTCGACTTGAATGCGATGGACGAAACGGAATGCAAAGCTGAATTTCGCTTCACAAAAAGTGAAATTCCAAGACTAGCTGAAGCACTGGATATTCCTGGAACATCTTTTTGCCACCAAGGCACAACAGCTCCTGGAATAGAAGGACTATGTCTGGTGTTAAGACGACTGACTTACCCTTGTCGCTACTCAGATTTGATCCCTCGTTTCGGGCGACCAGTACCGGAGCTGAGCATGATTTACAACTTCGTTTTGGATTACATTTACAACACACACGGCCACAGAATAAGCCAGTGGAACCACACAATTCTAGATCCTGTTAGTTTAAAGAGGTATGCTGAAGCAGTCTATGACAAAGGTGCAGCACTGGACAACTGCATAGGATTCATAGATGGGACCGTAAGACCAATCTGTCGTCCTGGGGAATTACAAAGAGTCGTATACAATGGTCACAAGCGGGTACACGCActaaaatttcaatcatttaCCTTGCCCAATGGTATGATTGCAAATATGTACGGGCCTCTAG aaggaagaaaacacGATGCTGGTATGTTGGCAGATTCCGGACTGCTTAACGATCTACAGCGTTTTGCATTTTCTACCACTGGTCAACCCATGTGCCTTTATGGAGACCCAGCGTACCCTCTCCGTATCCACTTGAAAGCTCCTTTCAGGAACGCAGTTCTAACTCCTGCCATGCAAGCCTTCAATTCCTCCATGAGTGCTGTGCGTGAATCAGTGGAATGGCTTTTTGGGGACATTGTCaactattttaaatttatggaTTTccataagaatttaaaaattggtcTAAGCTCTGTGGGGAAAATGTATATTGTCAGTGCTCTCCTTTGTAATGCCCATACTTGCTGTAATGGCAATCAAACTTCAGAGTATTTTAATCTGGAGCCCCCAACCCTTGAAGGGTATTTTGTTTGGGATTCCACTTGGTGCCCATTTGTTTACTAA
- the LOC131782674 gene encoding mRNA export factor GLE1-like, producing MDARAKTTAKKTKSMKPMTWSTVHDEMLCREILVVDPFTGTKKGTVARGTRWEEVAENLNKIQQIYFKVDKRAVRDRYNLLSKERNKLKREKESGIETDVTEVEMALEELIEKEDAAETEQKVVENQKKVKDSQDRENAESVRKKAMERLGQTQKRKADEGENEGKKKKKRSSGSDTLNFLREKNEQVQEMQKQELELKRQQLEVESRKQENFMQMMLNQQQQQQRQMQDFQAMMSVQTKQQNDLMIALVSKLIEKK from the exons ATGGATGCTCGCGCGAAAACCACAGCGAAGAAAACTAAATCGAT GAAGCCAATGACATGGAGTACTGTTCACGACGAAATGTTATGCCGAGAAATATTGGTTGTCGATCCATTTACTGGAACGAAAAAGGGCACGGTGGCAAGAGGAACTAGGTGGGAAGAGGTCGCcgaaaacttaaacaaaattcAGCAAATTTACTTTAAAGTCGACAAGCGGGCTGTCCGAGATCGTTACAACCTACTttcaaaagagagaaataagttgaaaagagaaaaagaaagtggaATCGAAACTGATGTGACAGAAGTTGAAATGGCACTAGAGGAACTGATTGAGAAAGAAGATGCAGCCGAGACCGAGCAGAAAGTTGTTGAGAACCAGAAGAAAGTCAAGGACAGTCAAGACAGGGAAAATGCCGAGAGTGTTCGAAAGAAGGCTATGGAGAGACTGGGGCAAACGCAGAAAAGGAAGGCAGATGAGGGtgaaaacgaaggaaaaaagaagaagaaaagatcgAGCGGTAGTGACACGCTGAActttctgagagaaaaaaatgaacaggTACAGGAAATGCAAAAACAGGAGTTGGAGTTAAAAAGACAACAGCTGGAGGTCGAGTCAAGGAAGCAAGAAAACTTCATGCAGATGATGCTGAatcagcagcaacaacaacaaaggcAAATGCAGGATTTTCAGGCGATGATGAGTGTCCAGACAAAACAGCAGAATGATTTGATGATAGCCCTTGTTTCTAAGTTAatagagaagaaataa